Proteins from a genomic interval of Neisseria arctica:
- a CDS encoding SNF2-related protein produces the protein MPLVQFLSEFGDSLFDAVTRQNLPIYQGQIHPETEAVLDGLSRPLFAAQREVVRAVVQLLVHENKPAAIINAEMGTGKTMMAIAAAAAAHQAGYYRTLVISPPHLVYKWRREILQTIPDARVVILNGADTLSKLLKIRAVDQEPTVPEFYIMGRVRMRMGYHWRPAYAVKRKWVPASGSFSGYAVDQFCCPKCGSEIRTEENKPYANKHSLESALAKKRSYCKREKCKEPLWTLCHKNQNSGNIAMPTVYERVMKTITSLPGIGPKTAQKVISLYGEEFLAKLLENNIQAFANLMDENGDFLFNDRQATRLDRALGNTEFSLGRGSYQPTEFIKRYLPKNFFGLMVVDEGHEYKNYGTAQGQAMGVLARCAQKTLCLTGTLMGGYADDLFYLLWRLWPQMMIEDGFVYNKGNTLGTAGMAFMKQHGVLKEVVRHLGNEYSNGSFSSSRAERSQVKTSKAPGFSPLGIMRYVLPITVFLKLRELGEGVLPAYQEVFRPIEMTETQRTVYKTFQDTLKNYLRQALRKRDNTLTGVVLNALLAWPDCCDKEQEVYWRSEGKTLVHTESQFGADELSPKEADMLQVVKENLARGRKCLVYTVYSDTRDTTARLKHLLKINGVKAAVMKASVKADEREDWVADRLTEGVQVIICNPELVKTGLDLLEFPTIYFMQTGYNVYTLMQAARRSWRIGQREDVEVYFAGYTDTAQQICLELMGKKIAVTQSTSGDMPDTGLDILNQSEDSIEVELAKRLVDKH, from the coding sequence ATGCCGCTGGTACAGTTTTTATCCGAATTCGGTGACAGCTTGTTTGATGCCGTTACCCGGCAGAACTTACCCATCTATCAAGGGCAAATACATCCTGAAACAGAGGCGGTGCTGGATGGTTTGTCCCGGCCGCTTTTTGCCGCCCAACGTGAAGTTGTACGGGCGGTCGTGCAGTTATTGGTGCATGAAAACAAACCTGCGGCCATCATCAATGCCGAGATGGGTACAGGTAAAACCATGATGGCCATTGCAGCTGCAGCTGCGGCGCATCAGGCCGGTTATTACCGTACTTTGGTTATCAGTCCTCCGCACTTGGTTTACAAATGGCGACGCGAAATTCTGCAAACTATCCCGGATGCACGGGTGGTGATTTTGAATGGCGCGGATACTTTGTCCAAGTTGCTGAAAATCCGAGCTGTCGACCAAGAACCAACCGTTCCGGAGTTTTACATTATGGGGCGTGTGCGGATGCGTATGGGGTATCACTGGCGGCCTGCCTATGCGGTCAAACGCAAATGGGTGCCTGCCAGCGGTTCTTTTTCCGGTTACGCAGTCGATCAGTTTTGCTGCCCGAAGTGCGGTAGCGAAATTCGGACCGAAGAGAATAAGCCTTATGCCAACAAGCACTCTTTAGAAAGTGCGCTGGCCAAGAAACGGAGCTACTGCAAACGCGAAAAGTGTAAGGAGCCGCTGTGGACCTTGTGCCATAAAAACCAAAATAGCGGGAATATTGCCATGCCTACGGTCTATGAGCGCGTAATGAAAACGATTACGTCGCTGCCGGGTATCGGTCCTAAAACCGCTCAAAAAGTCATCTCGTTATACGGTGAGGAGTTCTTGGCCAAATTGTTGGAAAACAATATCCAAGCATTTGCCAATCTGATGGATGAAAACGGTGATTTTTTGTTTAACGACCGTCAAGCTACCCGCTTAGACCGGGCTTTAGGCAATACCGAGTTTAGTCTTGGTCGGGGCAGTTACCAACCGACGGAATTTATCAAACGCTATCTGCCTAAGAACTTTTTTGGGCTGATGGTGGTGGATGAAGGACACGAGTACAAAAACTACGGTACCGCCCAAGGGCAGGCAATGGGTGTATTGGCGCGCTGTGCGCAAAAAACACTTTGCCTAACCGGTACGCTGATGGGCGGTTACGCCGATGACCTGTTTTATCTGCTATGGCGTTTGTGGCCGCAAATGATGATTGAGGACGGTTTTGTTTATAACAAAGGCAATACGCTCGGCACTGCCGGGATGGCCTTTATGAAGCAGCACGGTGTCCTTAAAGAAGTAGTACGTCATTTGGGCAATGAATATAGCAACGGGTCTTTCAGCTCTTCCCGAGCCGAACGGTCGCAAGTGAAAACATCCAAAGCACCGGGGTTTTCGCCGTTGGGCATTATGCGCTATGTGTTACCCATAACCGTATTTTTAAAACTGCGGGAATTGGGTGAAGGCGTGTTACCCGCTTATCAGGAAGTGTTTCGGCCTATCGAGATGACGGAGACGCAGCGGACTGTTTACAAGACTTTCCAAGACACTCTTAAAAACTATCTGAGACAGGCTCTGAGAAAGCGTGACAATACCCTGACAGGGGTTGTACTCAACGCCTTACTGGCATGGCCTGATTGCTGTGACAAAGAGCAAGAGGTCTATTGGCGGTCAGAGGGTAAAACGTTGGTTCATACCGAATCACAATTCGGAGCGGATGAACTTTCGCCCAAAGAAGCCGATATGCTGCAGGTGGTCAAAGAGAACCTTGCCAGAGGAAGAAAATGCTTGGTTTATACGGTTTACAGCGATACCCGTGATACGACTGCCCGTCTGAAGCATCTGCTTAAAATCAATGGTGTGAAAGCGGCGGTTATGAAAGCATCAGTCAAAGCAGACGAACGCGAGGACTGGGTAGCGGATCGCTTAACCGAAGGTGTCCAAGTCATTATCTGTAATCCGGAGCTGGTAAAAACCGGGCTTGATTTACTGGAGTTCCCGACTATTTACTTCATGCAAACCGGGTATAACGTCTATACCTTGATGCAAGCGGCCAGACGCTCTTGGCGTATTGGCCAGCGTGAGGACGTTGAAGTGTATTTCGCCGGCTATACGGACACCGCCCAACAAATCTGTCTTGAGTTGATGGGTAAAAAAATCGCCGTTACACAATCGACATCCGGAGATATGCCGGACACGGGGCTGGACATCCTCAACCAATCCGAAGATTCAATCGAGGTTGAGTTGGCCAAACGCCTTGTCGACAAGCACTAG
- a CDS encoding DUF6094 domain-containing protein, with protein sequence MPAGKVSAFYRRLPMKNHLMHPRAANNYRSNGYFPTDTGTLEAIAAKLEVPAPGTVIRAFDPCCGEGHALAYLAEHLTQSGAECQSFGVELDHNRAEAAQDRLSHTIRADIENCILQASAVGLLFLNPPYGFTAKDQLSNQRTKRLEEIFFDKTFGTLQAGGVLVLIVPEAALTEHLTRDIATSCTDVRIFRAAVDTYRQYVIIGIRPKNKATIGKKLADSQQRLLMDYQSAPDCDSADTFRYRIPPVPGKVFRPMSFVLEQDVLDKELKQQHSRTLWPHFGRFFGAVAAAANSRRPLCELGQWHAALALAAGQVHGIVTSENGRRLLVKGSTHKTKVNTKMEEYDNNGRLVVTMTALDRFVPSIRAIDLTQNTPDFGRVLTIK encoded by the coding sequence TTGCCCGCCGGGAAAGTCTCCGCTTTTTACAGGAGACTACCCATGAAAAACCATCTTATGCACCCCCGTGCAGCCAATAACTACCGGAGTAACGGTTATTTTCCAACCGATACCGGTACCTTAGAAGCGATTGCAGCAAAACTTGAAGTACCGGCTCCCGGTACGGTGATTCGGGCATTTGATCCGTGCTGCGGCGAAGGCCATGCACTCGCTTATTTGGCCGAACACCTGACACAGTCGGGAGCCGAATGCCAAAGCTTTGGTGTGGAGCTGGATCATAACCGGGCCGAAGCGGCCCAAGACCGTTTAAGCCATACTATCCGTGCCGATATTGAGAACTGTATTTTGCAGGCATCAGCGGTCGGATTACTGTTTCTCAATCCCCCTTACGGTTTTACGGCCAAAGACCAGCTGTCCAACCAACGTACAAAACGCTTGGAAGAGATTTTCTTTGACAAGACTTTTGGGACGTTGCAGGCAGGCGGCGTATTGGTGCTGATAGTGCCTGAAGCGGCTTTGACGGAGCATCTGACCCGAGACATTGCTACGTCGTGTACCGATGTCCGGATTTTCAGGGCCGCCGTCGATACCTACCGCCAATACGTCATTATCGGCATTCGCCCGAAAAACAAAGCCACCATCGGCAAGAAACTGGCGGACAGCCAGCAACGCTTATTGATGGATTATCAATCGGCACCGGATTGCGACTCGGCAGATACGTTCCGTTACCGAATACCGCCGGTTCCGGGCAAGGTATTCCGGCCGATGAGTTTCGTACTGGAACAGGACGTACTGGATAAAGAGCTGAAGCAGCAACACAGCCGTACCTTGTGGCCGCACTTCGGCCGCTTTTTCGGTGCGGTTGCCGCTGCAGCTAACAGCCGGCGGCCGTTGTGTGAGCTTGGCCAGTGGCACGCTGCCTTGGCATTGGCCGCAGGTCAAGTACACGGTATCGTCACCTCTGAAAATGGCCGTAGGCTGTTGGTGAAAGGTTCTACCCACAAAACCAAGGTCAACACGAAAATGGAAGAGTACGATAACAACGGACGGCTGGTCGTCACCATGACGGCTCTTGATCGCTTCGTACCCAGTATCCGGGCCATAGACCTGACACAAAATACGCCCGATTTCGGGCGTGTTCTGACTATCAAGTAA